Genomic window (Aquila chrysaetos chrysaetos chromosome 22, bAquChr1.4, whole genome shotgun sequence):
CTGGGCCCTGTGGCGCTGGGACGCGGCGGTTCCCGGGGGGCGGGTGGGGGCAGCCGGCTCGGGGACACCcgtgggtgccggggggggggggtgtgtgccCCGCGTGGGCTGGGTGGCAGTGGGGGTGCGCAGGCAGCCTGGTTTACGTGGACACACACGCGCGCGTTCCGTCCCACCGGCGTGACCGCACACGCACCGACACGTCGCCCCGCGGGCGTGCACGGACCTGGACCCGGGCGCGGGCGCACCCCATTCGGGGGCGTGGCCGAGCGGTAGAGGGGGCGTGGCCCGGCCCGCCCCTCCCGCCGATTCAAATTTGAAGCACGCGCTTTCCCGCCCGAATTTGTTTCCCCGCCGCGCCGACGTCAGCGCCCCGGGGCGCCCAACAGCCAATGAACGCGCGGCTCGTCCTCCCCAGCCATGGAGCCGGCGGTCACCAGCAtccaggtgctgctgcaggcGGCCGAGTTCCTGGAGCGGCGGGAGCGCGGGGCGGTCGGTCCCCGGTACCCGCCGTGCCTGGCCGAGGCCGAGCACGGCTACGCCTCGCTCTGCCCCGCGCGGTCCCGCCGGGCCGTGGGCAGCGTCAGGTGAGCGGTGGGGcttggtggcggggggggggggaagggttgGCGGCGGCCGGTAGCGCCGGTTCTGATCACCGGGGGCTCTCCCGCAGGTCGGTGCACAACGCGCTGGAGAAGCACAGGTACCGGGTGGGgagcggcggggcagggggtggcCGTGCCCGTGGCCCCCTCGGGATTGACAGCCGTTTCGCCCGTGTCCCCCCCTGCTCCGGCCACAGGAGAGCCCAGCTCCGGTGTTGCCTGGAGCGGCTGAAGCAGCAGGTGCCGGTaggagcggggccggcccgTTCCACCACGCTGAGCCTCCTGCACCGTGCCCGGCTTCACATCCAGGTGAGGGGGGTGGCCCTGCCGCCTCTCGGGGGCCCTCGGGCCGGGTCCCCGGCTGGAGGGCCCCTGAGAGGCAACAGGGCTGC
Coding sequences:
- the MXD3 gene encoding max dimerization protein 3 isoform X2; the encoded protein is MEPAVTSIQVLLQAAEFLERRERGAVGPRYPPCLAEAEHGYASLCPARSRRAVGSVRRAQLRCCLERLKQQVPVGAGPARSTTLSLLHRARLHIQRLEEQELRAQRAKDRLRNRQRSLRQRLERLLSPTGGERARANSLDSSQLSEPSEGEDAEIEVDGAVFSGDLLPSFCTGRDHSYSSPRSPAS
- the MXD3 gene encoding max dimerization protein 3 isoform X1 — translated: MEPAVTSIQVLLQAAEFLERRERGAVGPRYPPCLAEAEHGYASLCPARSRRAVGSVRSVHNALEKHRRAQLRCCLERLKQQVPVGAGPARSTTLSLLHRARLHIQRLEEQELRAQRAKDRLRNRQRSLRQRLERLLSPTGGERARANSLDSSQLSEPSEGEDAEIEVDGAVFSGDLLPSFCTGRDHSYSSPRSPAS